The sequence AATTCGTGTGAGCCCGCGGACAACCGCTTCTTGCTCCGAATTTCCTAACCTTTCGCCATCGACGAACATCGCCAAATAACTGTTCCCGAAATCGATTAGCCCAAAAAATTCGCGGGCCGTCATCTTGTCAAAATCAGGACGCGATGCTTCCTCAGCGCCAGGCTTGGCTTGCTGCTGCTCGTCCGGTGTCGCTGGCTGATGGTCGCTCGGCTTGGCGGTTTCTTCTTGAGCGGAAAGATAAGCCGGGCAAGCGGACAAGATCCACAAAATGCTCAACCCAAGCAAAGGAGTGAAGCGGGGAAAGTTATTCCGGTGATTTATCATCTGGCTGCTGGTGAGAAGAGGCTTGTTGAAGCTCGGCAGCCAGGGCGCCAAGTCGATCGCGTACAGAAATGCCAACATCCAGTTCCTCGGAGTGCTCTTCAAATTGCTTACGGTTCTTTTGGCGAATTCGCTTTTCGACTTCAGAATCTTGATTGCGACTGTTCCACCACACAAACCCCACCACAACACTTGCCACGACGAATGTCAAAGCAACTCCCACGATGATTTCAGTTGATGAGATATTTTGAGCAACCTCGATAGGAGTCGTCCAACGAAATGTTTTTGCCATCAACAAGGGTGACGTGGTGGCACCTCCCTTCGCTGGATGAACCCACTTTTTGAAATAAATCGCCCTGAGCGTTACACGTTGGGCCATTTGATCTGCCACCGGGAACCCTTCCGGTAAGTCAAGGCAGTAAATGACCATCGGAAAATTATCGCTCCCACCGAATAACCACAACTGCCACATATCGCTGGCCTGGTCATCCAGTTTGTTGGGCGAGACTTTTACACACCGGCGGATCGTCCCCGAGACCGTTACCAAGCGGCCGCGATAGAGTTCGGATTGCTGAAAAAGCTGACCGAATTGAACACGTGGTGCTTTCTCGGACTCAAGCTGGGTGATCGTTGTCGCCTGCAAACGATCACGAATCTGCCGCCAAGCGGGAAAGCCACTCGCGCGAAATGCACTGTTATCTTCCACCGCCGCAAGTGCTTCGGGACTTGCCCAGAGGTCGGTGGCATCGGCTTCGCCGGCTGGCTGCTTCCCCTTTGCCCCTAAGGTGTAGGGAGTCACCGGACGTTCGCGAGGCTTTGCCAGACGAAACTCTCCTTCGATGCCATTGTCAGCGGCGACTGCTTTTCGCTCAACACGAATATCTTGCTGCGTGAGCTTCGGATTCGCTTGCCCCTCAACCTCTTGCGATCCACTCTCTGGAGGTACAATCCAATGCCATGTCTTGGGATCAGACGCGCGAAAAATCAAGACGAACACCAACCCCAACGAGCCGACGAGCATCAGCAGGCGCATTTGTTCTTTCCGCGAAAAGTAATCTCGCGGGGGGGGGCGTCGAGAACGAGGTGATTCCGATGGGGTAGGTGACATGGCAACAACTATTATAGGCAACCGGCCGAGCAGTCCACGCGAACCAGAAGGGAAACCCAAGCAAGATGCCGATCCCCTCCCCTAGCCTGGCAGTGTGTCAAATTTCGGCTGCGGCAGTTGAGAGGGCACAGACGACATTCTATGTGCCTTAAATCTATTCTCTACCAAGAGATACATCAACCGACACACCTTCCAAGTGAACCACAAGCCAGGGCTGGACGAATCCGCTCAGCTCTATGGTATTATGGGTTTTATCTCGAAATTGGCTCCTCTTTCAGGGAATAATCAGGGTTTTCGTCCACGAATGATTACCTAGGAGGAGTTGTCTTGCGAGATACAACGGGGCCTCGACCTCGTCTGTTATTTCCTTGTCGATTCTTCCTCGGAGTTTGCGTTGGCTCTTTCCGACGAGCAGTTTCACCGATTGGTTGACCACCACGGACCGACGCTCTACCGCGTCGCGTTTCGTATGATGGGCAATCGCCACGATGCCGAAGACGTCGTCCAAGACGCCTTTCGATCGGTATGGGACAGCCGCGATCGATTCGACGCAGAAAAGGGAGAACGGGCTTGGCTGATTGCCATTCTGCGCCGTCGCATTGTTGATCGTTGGCGCAGAAAAAAGCAGCCCATGCCCCTTTCCGATCACGATGAAATTACGCCCGAGTTGGAAGCCCCTGCCGAACCAGACCAAAGCCTCAGCGATGAAATGCAATCCGCCTTGGCTAGTCTCTCCAAGGATCTACGGGAAGCAATTTTGTTGGTGGTCGTCGGGGAACTGACGCACCAGGAAGCTGCGGATCTCCTGAAAGTGCCCTTAGGGACCATCCTCTCTCGCGTAAGCCGAGCCAGGAAGAAACTCCATCACGAGCTTTCCACGAAGTCGTCTTCCTAAACGGGAATTCAGACAGCAAGGCATCGTCATAGATAGTGACCCTCGAAATAGCCTCAACCTATAAGTACTGAAAACAAGCGTTAACGTGAATCCTTCGGACCGAGAATTCGAACTCGACCATCAGCTTCAAGGCGTGCCTGTTCCGCCCGATTTGATGGCACGCTTGAAGTCGATCCCTGCTGGCTCTGAAGCGGACGCTGCGCTCGATGCGAAACTCAACGCCGTCGCCGTGCCAGAAGATCTAACGGAGAAGCTACGGCAAATTACGACAACCGCTTCTCCTGTTTCGCTTCCTGAACTCCAACCGAAAGAAATTTCCCCCAGACACAGCAATCGCTGGGCCACTGCCCTGTGGAGCGCGGCTGCTGCGATCTTAGTTGCGGTAGGCATTGGCTGGGGTATTTTGCACCAAGGGCCGGCAGACATTGCCCAACCATCTGTCAAAAGCACATTCCCTGATCCCCTTCTGCCAACTCACCCCACCAACGACGACCAACCACTCGTTTGGCTTGGGCCAACATCCGCCGAGCTTCGTACAGAGCAGTCTTTCTCCGATCTTACACCCCTGCCCGGCCCTGACTCACTGGCGCACTTCGGCACCGAATGGACATCGCCGAATTTGTCTGCCGATGCAACAAAACGCCCACCACGCATCTCGTCGATGGACGAGCAGTTCCCCAGCGATCTGTTGGCCAGCACATTCCTTATGCGTTTCCAACCATTAGGAGCCAACCCGCTGATCTCGACCCAGCCGGGGCGGCCTCAAATGATCTTCCCCGTGACTTCGCCTGTTTCCTACTTCCCGACAACCAAAGCGTACGATCGCGATTTCTTATTGCGGGAGTCTGCCCAGCCGTTTGTCTCGACGCAAGATGCCGGACTACGCACGACGAGCTTGCCTGTTTCCACAGCCGAGCAGAGCTATGAAAGTGTTGCCTTCTCGGAAAAACCATGGTCCTCCGAGTTGCTGGCCGATGCCCGCATGGAACAATGGCTCGCCGCGACCGGCAGGTTTTACGTTCCCGCTCAGCCAGGCCAACTCGAGCTTCGCACGGCAGCCGGCCCAGCCGTATTTGCCCGCGACCGCGTGCAGCTACTGCAAATTGGGGTCGTCGCTGGTTCCGCCGACCCAGCCAATCGCCCGCCTGCCCATATCACTTTTGCGGTTACCCCTCCGGCGGATAGCGCCGACATCCTTCGAACATGGATGCCCGTTAAAATCGCACTTCGCGAGATGATCGATCATTTACAACCTCATGATACGATCACGCTGGTCGTGATGTCTGAGTTTCCGTACGTGCTTCTCGAAGACGTTAGTGTCGACGATAGCGAAGTCTGGTTTGCCGCGCTCGACCGTATCCAGCCTGGCGAACAATCGAACCTTGCCGAAGGGATTCGCTTGGCTGCGGGCACGGCGATTGGCAAGCCTGGGTTTGGAGATATCCGCCGCCCGTTAGTCGTGCTCTCAGATCGGTTCCCTGCTTTAGATACCGAGACCAATCGCCAGCTTCGCCCCCTGGTAGAAGACGCCACCAAGCAGCATGTCGACTTTACCTGGGTCCAACTCGAAGACCGCCACTTCGCTTCCCTTCTGCCTGCTCCATCCTCGATAGAGGGCTTGGGGCACTGGCTGGTAACGAATTCCCTGCAAGACCTCAGTCACTTGTTCGATCAGCAGATTCATGACGCCGAGACTTTGGTGGGGACGAATCCCACCATCGAAATTAAATGGAACGAAAAGTCGGTTTCGCAATATCGGTTGATCGGCTATCTGCCGCTGGGTGGCGATTTCATACCTGCTTCCCAGACGCAAGAATTACACGCGTTCGATTCCGGTACGGTTCTTTTTGAAGTGATTATGCCGGAAGAAGGGCCTAACGAGGTTGCCCAGGTTAATCTGCAATGGCAAGACCCCAGCGGTAAGCTCCGCAAGTCGACCCAAAAGGTCAGCCGGCTGCAATTTGCCTCGTCGTGGCATGCCTCCCCACTTTCGCTGCAAGCAGCACAATTAACGGCTCAATCCTTGTCATTACAGCGGAATTCGTACTTTTCTCGGCGCCGGGGCAACACGATGGACGAGCTAGAAAGCTGGGCAGAAGGACTGAACCCAGCCCTCAAGCAGCATGCCAGTTACCCCCGTTTAGAACTCCTGTTGCCGCCTACCCACCTATAGGAAGAATGGAACTCCCCAGCAAAAGACCAACCTTGATGCCTCAGGATTGAGTCTATAATAGATTGGTAAAGGAACAGCACTTCTCCTCTTACTCTTCTCAAATCGCATCACCGACGAACCCGACGACGAACCGCGCCGGTTGTCTTGGATGCCTAAATTTAAGCTTATTCCCTTTCCATTGCGTTTGACTTCAGGCGGCGATTTATACAGGGAAGTCTTTTTTTTGAGCGGGTACGGGTAGAAGATTCGCCTTGTCTTACGAGGATGTATATCGATGCGGATTTTCAAACAATCATTGATCTCTCTTGGCCTGCTTCTGGCCGCCGCGCCTTTTGTACGCGCCGAGGAACCCTTCAACGAGTTTTTCGATGGGTTACTGCAGCGTGGTTACTACGAGCAAGCGATCTGGTACGTCGATTCGGTTTCAAATAATCCGACACTACCAAACGAGATCAAGAATACGCTTTTGTATCGGAAAGCTCAGGCCCAAATTGAAGCGTCGCGTTATATCGCTAATCTCCAGCAGCGCGGAGCAATGCTAGAGGATGCCTCAAACAACTTGGCCGAATTTCTCAAGCAACACCCCAAAAACGATCGCGCGATTGATGCGACCATCGAACGCGGCACTGTGCTTTCCAGCCAAGCTCGCGTCGCCCAAGCCCTGGCACGGAAAGAAG comes from Bremerella cremea and encodes:
- a CDS encoding RNA polymerase sigma factor, with translation MSCEIQRGLDLVCYFLVDSSSEFALALSDEQFHRLVDHHGPTLYRVAFRMMGNRHDAEDVVQDAFRSVWDSRDRFDAEKGERAWLIAILRRRIVDRWRRKKQPMPLSDHDEITPELEAPAEPDQSLSDEMQSALASLSKDLREAILLVVVGELTHQEAADLLKVPLGTILSRVSRARKKLHHELSTKSSS